A window of Nitrospirota bacterium contains these coding sequences:
- a CDS encoding tryptophan--tRNA ligase (catalyzes a two-step reaction, first charging a tryptophan molecule by linking its carboxyl group to the alpha-phosphate of ATP, followed by transfer of the aminoacyl-adenylate to its tRNA), translating into MKRVLSGMQASGRLHIGNLIGALQNWVRLQDEYECFYFVADWHGLTTGYAEPSEIRKSTMDLLINFLASGLDPEKCTIFLQSKVLEHAELHLMLSMITPLGWLERVPTYKEKQEELKDRDLSTYGFLGYPVLQSADILLYKANFVPVGIDQMPHLEIT; encoded by the coding sequence ATGAAAAGGGTCCTTAGTGGTATGCAGGCATCTGGAAGGCTCCACATTGGAAACCTTATTGGAGCCCTTCAGAACTGGGTCAGGCTTCAGGATGAATACGAGTGCTTTTATTTCGTTGCAGACTGGCATGGTCTTACAACTGGATATGCAGAGCCATCTGAGATAAGGAAAAGCACAATGGATTTGCTTATAAATTTCCTTGCCTCTGGATTAGACCCCGAAAAGTGCACCATATTCCTTCAGTCGAAGGTCTTAGAGCATGCAGAGCTTCATCTTATGCTAAGCATGATAACCCCTTTGGGCTGGCTCGAGAGAGTTCCAACATATAAGGAAAAACAGGAGGAGCTAAAGGACAGGGACCTCTCTACTTATGGATTCTTAGGTTATCCTGTATTACAATCAGCAGACATACTCTTATACAAGGCAAATTTTGTTCCTGTTGGAATAGACCAGATGCCTCATCTTGAGATAAC